Proteins encoded by one window of Deltaproteobacteria bacterium GWA2_45_12:
- a CDS encoding aspartate carbamoyltransferase, translating to MKHIVESQQFDRKLLSSLFAMADKLEKKTGTPLTGKVMAALFYEPSTRTRFSFESAMLRLGGSVITTENAKEFSSAAKGESLEDSIRVINNYVDVIVLRHYEQGASARAARVSAVPVINAGDGAGQHPTQALLDLYTIQKELGKIDGISIAFVGDLLHGRTIRSLSYLLGKYKNIKIYFVSPPALKVGEDIKVYLKKYRVDYTETADLNSIISKVDVLYQTRIQKERFKSEKEYQKLKGYYQIDMQLVKQMKARSIIMHPLPRVDEILPEVDQSPKAIYFKQARYGLLIRMALLKYLLGA from the coding sequence ATGAAACACATTGTCGAGTCGCAGCAATTTGACCGGAAGCTCTTGAGTTCGCTTTTCGCCATGGCGGACAAGTTGGAGAAAAAAACCGGAACGCCGCTCACAGGCAAAGTGATGGCCGCTCTTTTCTATGAACCGAGCACCCGCACCCGGTTCTCTTTCGAATCGGCCATGCTCCGCCTCGGCGGGAGCGTCATCACCACAGAAAACGCCAAAGAATTCTCTTCCGCCGCCAAAGGAGAATCCTTGGAAGATTCTATCCGCGTCATCAATAATTACGTCGACGTGATCGTGCTCCGCCACTATGAGCAGGGCGCGTCAGCCCGGGCCGCCCGCGTTTCCGCAGTCCCGGTCATCAACGCCGGCGATGGAGCCGGCCAACATCCTACTCAAGCCTTGCTCGACCTCTACACTATCCAAAAAGAACTGGGGAAAATCGATGGCATCTCGATCGCCTTCGTGGGTGATCTGTTACATGGCCGGACAATCCGCTCGCTCTCGTATCTCCTGGGAAAATATAAAAATATCAAGATATACTTCGTTTCGCCACCAGCCCTGAAAGTAGGCGAGGATATCAAAGTATATCTAAAAAAATACCGGGTGGATTACACAGAAACAGCCGATCTCAATTCCATCATTTCCAAAGTAGATGTTCTGTATCAGACCAGAATCCAGAAAGAGCGTTTCAAAAGCGAGAAAGAATACCAGAAGCTCAAGGGCTATTATCAGATAGATATGCAGCTGGTAAAGCAGATGAAAGCCCGATCAATCATCATGCACCCCCTGCCGCGCGTGGACGAGATCCTCCCAGAAGTGGACCAGTCTCCGAAGGCCATCTATTTCAAGCAGGCGCGTTATGGCTTGCTTATCCGCATGGCCTTGCTAAAATATCTGCTAGGCGCTTGA